A genomic segment from Psychrobacter arcticus 273-4 encodes:
- a CDS encoding Arc family DNA-binding protein produces the protein MSETTQANFRMPKELKDIIEKSAKDNGRSITQEFVTALENTYVLKGKPKRKIIFTEYNPSSGFDDYSPSNNEAVRMDCAKFMSSFFADHPDHEFMQLESKTITDKKGHEILIGVRIWYSYPA, from the coding sequence ATGTCAGAAACAACCCAAGCGAACTTTCGTATGCCCAAAGAATTGAAGGATATTATCGAAAAATCTGCCAAGGATAATGGGCGTTCGATTACCCAAGAATTTGTTACTGCTCTTGAAAACACCTATGTATTAAAGGGAAAACCTAAACGCAAGATAATATTTACTGAATATAATCCAAGCTCGGGTTTTGATGATTACAGTCCAAGTAACAACGAAGCTGTCCGTATGGATTGCGCTAAGTTTATGTCTAGCTTTTTTGCAGATCATCCAGACCATGAGTTTATGCAACTTGAAAGCAAAACGATTACTGACAAAAAAGGGCATGAGATTCTTATTGGCGTTCGCATTTGGTATAGCTACCCAGCTTAA
- the serC gene encoding 3-phosphoserine/phosphohydroxythreonine transaminase — protein MSTNAASTIEHHRLPNFSAGPATIPTAVLSRAQAELLDWQGRGVSVMEISHRSKEYIAITEKAEAKLRSLMDIPDNYKVLFLQGGASLQFSAIPLNLLNGGRADYLTTGAWSGKAIKEAQRYANLGLGEVNLVATGKDSHFTDVPAQSDWNLSKDAAYFHYCANETIHGLQVFEPPQVDAPIIVDMSSCILSQPIDVSKFGMIYAGAQKNIGPAGLIIVIIREDLLGQASEWCPLLMNYEHQAEKESMSNTPATYSWYLAGLVFDWLEEQGGVAAIGKINQQKADLLYKTIDDSSFYSNPVDPKYRSIMNVPFTLADSSLDKVFLEESAAAGLLHLKGHRDVGGMRASIYNAVSLDWVQQLVDFMIAFEKKHA, from the coding sequence ATGTCTACAAACGCAGCCTCTACAATTGAACATCACCGTTTACCTAACTTTTCGGCTGGACCTGCTACGATACCGACCGCTGTATTATCACGTGCTCAAGCAGAGTTGCTTGACTGGCAAGGACGTGGCGTATCGGTGATGGAAATCAGCCATCGTAGTAAAGAGTACATCGCCATTACTGAAAAAGCGGAAGCCAAACTGCGTTCATTGATGGACATTCCAGACAATTATAAAGTGCTGTTTTTACAAGGCGGCGCTAGCTTACAGTTTTCAGCCATTCCATTGAACCTGTTAAATGGTGGGCGCGCAGACTATCTAACGACGGGCGCTTGGTCAGGTAAAGCGATTAAAGAAGCACAGCGTTATGCCAATCTAGGCCTTGGTGAGGTTAATTTGGTTGCCACAGGCAAAGACAGTCACTTTACTGATGTGCCAGCCCAAAGTGACTGGAACCTGAGCAAAGATGCGGCGTATTTCCACTACTGTGCCAATGAAACTATTCATGGTTTGCAAGTATTTGAGCCACCACAAGTTGATGCGCCCATTATCGTTGATATGTCATCTTGCATTTTGTCACAGCCGATTGATGTGTCTAAATTTGGGATGATTTACGCCGGTGCACAAAAAAATATCGGCCCAGCAGGACTGATTATTGTCATCATTCGCGAAGACTTATTAGGGCAGGCAAGTGAGTGGTGCCCGCTACTAATGAATTATGAACATCAAGCCGAAAAAGAATCTATGTCAAACACGCCAGCGACGTATTCTTGGTACTTGGCAGGGCTGGTCTTTGATTGGTTAGAAGAGCAAGGCGGCGTTGCTGCTATCGGCAAAATCAATCAACAAAAAGCGGATTTGCTCTATAAAACGATTGATGATAGTAGCTTTTATAGCAATCCAGTCGACCCTAAGTATCGTTCTATCATGAACGTGCCGTTTACGTTGGCTGACAGCAGTCTTGATAAGGTATTTCTAGAAGAGTCAGCGGCAGCAGGTTTACTGCATCTAAAAGGTCACCGAGATGTCGGTGGTATGCGTGCCAGTATCTACAATGCGGTGTCGTTAGACTGGGTACAGCAACTGGTCGACTTTATGATTGCGTTTGAAAAGAAACACGCTTAA
- a CDS encoding KilA-N domain-containing protein — translation MTSLTVYAPQITILDHIVSTIDGLYSLNDLHKASGGRVKHKPAFFLRNEQTKEIVTELQICNSPEEVLRVQRGGTNQGTWVCKELVYSYAMWISAKFHIAVVRTFDALITRTDAKQRESLVAACDKLAIGNTLRSEVYTIVANHFGYEKVTQIPAPLLPEAVAFVYEMILARQKPVKTVSDGVLMNNRMWNDVGFVKTEQMCWMTKDLSTLLAQVSEKVSEIKRAQNTIFDSFNEQKWNGLTPEQLERVDKQGKLFL, via the coding sequence ATGACTAGTTTAACAGTTTACGCGCCACAAATCACTATTCTTGACCATATAGTAAGCACCATTGATGGTCTTTACTCTCTTAATGATTTACATAAAGCAAGTGGAGGAAGGGTAAAACACAAACCTGCATTTTTTCTGAGAAATGAGCAAACTAAAGAGATTGTGACCGAGTTGCAGATCTGCAACTCGCCTGAAGAGGTTCTAAGAGTGCAGCGTGGCGGTACTAATCAGGGTACATGGGTTTGCAAGGAATTAGTTTATTCCTACGCTATGTGGATAAGTGCAAAATTTCATATAGCTGTTGTTCGAACGTTCGATGCTTTAATCACACGTACTGATGCCAAACAACGAGAATCCCTAGTTGCTGCTTGCGATAAGTTAGCAATAGGTAATACATTGCGTAGTGAGGTGTACACCATAGTCGCCAATCATTTTGGTTATGAGAAAGTGACGCAGATACCCGCGCCATTACTTCCTGAAGCAGTCGCATTTGTTTACGAGATGATATTAGCTCGTCAAAAACCAGTAAAAACGGTAAGTGATGGCGTCCTTATGAATAATCGCATGTGGAATGATGTTGGTTTTGTCAAGACCGAGCAGATGTGTTGGATGACTAAAGACTTATCTACCTTACTTGCACAAGTTAGTGAAAAGGTCAGTGAAATAAAAAGAGCGCAAAATACTATTTTCGACAGTTTTAATGAGCAGAAATGGAATGGTTTGACTCCAGAACAGCTTGAACGAGTAGACAAGCAAGGCAAGCTCTTTCTCTAA
- a CDS encoding tape measure protein produces MPKIRGETMSGDLDFNVQLRVLNEQFNNGINQARDKFTQYAQSVQRNVAQMNTDTERASTMLAGLNNISSDRLTAEIRATADQLRQMGAGANISGEQVESAMQASALQVIRLGRQLEVARSEAVRLSQTNTSPEDIELAAANVNRLEQELNGARSASVSLANELSGAMNRASTTADNARNALYRMANIRVPETIRGEIDSISRALVDFQNNSGRPAAEIERATRAAEEQIRRLENELNGVDDTIRRTDVSTGGLSSGVGKLKNAMSGLAGLLAAAGLSIGISEIIQTADAFILLEAKIKLATGEGANFVNGFNGVKQIAAETLSSVENTGELFARITQASEMLGLAQNDVLGITKTINQAIQLSGGSAASADAAITQLIQGLQSGVVRGEEFNSIMEQSPRLAKAMADGLGVTRGELRAMAQDGKLTSEVVINAVRSQGEAIGKEFETLPATVGNAVQTMKNTLFLFIGDINEVVNQSGKMAAGIDHISKAIKNIDPATMAALNLKFEQTVEMVSVLFTTIKDLYTGFSDLISIMDLTSKSGEKVGLITKFIQQASVAMGVMIDGVKGFSIIADSVFGTVSGIIGSVLIGIAKMNGETSTMGEELMRKQEELHARSEQKMMDFQSSTGKAWTEMNKTAQDRLNDTLKVATDNYDEMVAKGTISAEAMEEQYIKVALAKIAANNMIVSDDDRLDLAQKDLQATISDTGEVIIESAKGVQAAYLGVGESFAEVAIKAQVSGTSMRESLTDAVPKAQTIGAVDDIISSLSALGSQGKISGEDMAFGINMANERYKEIEENFARYAAKSIKDNNGIVTSELEKAAALQGLAVQATETGGVLVTQLDKSTLASTRTKDEIDKLAGAAGVGLSAGFMKSKEGLNELVDGYDDLEKAGYDAGGAVINALTEMSNKASNTAEIENLTITWNELYKEGKITGQELADGLEQVENRANILKDGINGVTEAYGFLGLKTREELGKDSKAHTDAYNIILEDGKATAEQIDEAFLKTAKSNIAANGGVIDAVTKRMAAERGVTVVLDEQKRVTVEKMGQSAKANDKVTTSVGRIKTAYDGIASSAGSAGNAMVQSANNAASAYDKLQQKIKDVKEAQAVSGGDETLKNLRVYGTEKAPAEGNQFGSKLAVENFFKSAGLSVERAAEEARKLYAKQGTADGTLNFGKLQGFKDGQVMTASDIEKFKSASVYLAEIASRARDDERQKSKYESSLNKIPDSALQAVSSLNKQPSFDTGSNTIGSKSYDVKFTLGGITANASVPESQAAVFERMMQELQASKAIAGY; encoded by the coding sequence ATGCCCAAAATTCGAGGTGAGACAATGTCAGGTGATTTAGATTTTAACGTGCAACTGCGTGTACTTAATGAGCAGTTTAATAACGGCATCAACCAAGCGCGTGATAAGTTTACGCAGTATGCTCAGTCAGTACAGCGCAACGTAGCGCAGATGAATACTGATACCGAGCGAGCATCAACCATGCTGGCAGGGCTTAATAATATTAGCTCGGATAGACTGACGGCTGAGATAAGAGCCACAGCTGATCAGTTACGGCAGATGGGCGCAGGCGCTAATATATCAGGTGAGCAAGTTGAGTCAGCAATGCAAGCGTCGGCGCTGCAAGTCATACGACTTGGCAGACAACTGGAGGTTGCACGTTCGGAGGCAGTACGATTAAGCCAGACCAATACCAGTCCGGAGGATATCGAGCTGGCAGCCGCTAACGTCAATCGATTAGAGCAAGAGCTAAACGGTGCTCGTAGCGCCAGTGTCAGCTTAGCAAATGAGCTGTCAGGTGCGATGAATCGTGCCAGCACAACCGCTGACAATGCGCGTAATGCACTCTATCGCATGGCCAACATACGGGTGCCGGAAACAATACGTGGTGAGATTGATAGTATCAGCCGAGCATTGGTTGATTTTCAGAATAATAGCGGTCGTCCTGCAGCTGAAATCGAGCGAGCAACACGAGCGGCTGAGGAGCAAATCAGACGGCTTGAGAATGAGTTAAATGGTGTTGATGACACGATAAGACGGACAGATGTAAGTACGGGAGGTCTAAGCAGTGGCGTCGGTAAGCTTAAAAATGCTATGAGTGGATTAGCAGGGCTTTTGGCAGCGGCAGGTCTTAGTATTGGTATAAGTGAGATTATCCAAACAGCTGATGCGTTCATCTTGTTAGAGGCTAAGATTAAGCTTGCTACAGGTGAGGGCGCAAACTTTGTTAATGGCTTTAATGGCGTTAAGCAAATTGCTGCTGAAACACTCTCAAGTGTAGAAAACACAGGCGAGCTATTCGCTCGTATCACACAAGCGTCCGAGATGTTAGGATTAGCGCAAAATGATGTTTTAGGTATTACAAAAACTATTAACCAAGCTATTCAGCTGTCAGGTGGCAGCGCTGCCAGTGCGGACGCTGCAATCACCCAATTAATTCAGGGATTGCAATCTGGCGTAGTACGTGGCGAAGAATTTAACAGCATCATGGAACAATCCCCACGTTTGGCTAAGGCAATGGCGGATGGTCTGGGCGTGACTCGTGGTGAACTACGAGCCATGGCGCAAGATGGTAAGTTAACGTCAGAGGTAGTCATTAATGCGGTACGCTCGCAGGGTGAGGCGATAGGTAAAGAGTTTGAAACGCTACCTGCTACCGTTGGCAATGCTGTTCAGACGATGAAAAACACATTGTTCTTATTCATTGGTGATATCAATGAAGTAGTCAATCAATCAGGCAAAATGGCTGCGGGGATTGATCATATTAGCAAGGCAATAAAAAATATTGACCCTGCGACTATGGCGGCCTTGAACCTTAAGTTTGAACAGACAGTTGAAATGGTAAGCGTGTTATTTACGACTATAAAGGATTTATACACGGGCTTTAGTGACCTGATAAGCATCATGGATTTAACCTCTAAATCAGGCGAAAAGGTAGGGTTGATAACAAAATTTATCCAACAAGCCAGCGTCGCTATGGGCGTTATGATTGATGGTGTAAAAGGCTTTTCGATTATCGCTGATAGCGTGTTTGGCACTGTTAGCGGAATTATTGGTAGCGTCTTAATCGGCATCGCTAAAATGAACGGCGAAACGTCCACTATGGGCGAAGAGCTTATGCGTAAGCAAGAGGAGTTGCACGCACGTTCAGAGCAAAAGATGATGGATTTTCAGTCATCAACCGGTAAAGCTTGGACGGAAATGAACAAGACGGCTCAAGATAGGCTTAATGACACACTTAAGGTGGCAACCGATAATTACGATGAAATGGTGGCTAAGGGCACTATATCAGCGGAAGCAATGGAAGAGCAGTATATCAAGGTAGCACTCGCCAAGATTGCCGCCAATAACATGATCGTCAGCGATGATGACCGCCTTGATTTAGCGCAAAAGGACTTGCAAGCAACTATTAGTGATACTGGCGAAGTCATCATTGAATCGGCAAAAGGCGTGCAGGCTGCCTATCTTGGCGTTGGCGAGAGCTTTGCAGAGGTCGCAATAAAAGCTCAGGTTTCTGGCACCTCAATGCGTGAATCGCTGACTGATGCAGTACCAAAGGCGCAAACGATAGGCGCGGTCGATGATATTATTTCATCTCTTAGTGCACTTGGTAGCCAGGGCAAAATATCAGGCGAAGATATGGCGTTCGGCATCAACATGGCTAATGAGCGTTACAAAGAGATTGAGGAAAACTTTGCCCGTTATGCTGCTAAGAGCATTAAAGACAATAATGGCATCGTCACAAGCGAGCTAGAGAAGGCAGCAGCCTTGCAAGGCTTAGCAGTACAAGCGACTGAAACAGGTGGGGTGTTAGTCACGCAGCTTGACAAATCAACCTTGGCTAGCACGCGCACTAAGGACGAGATAGATAAACTGGCAGGTGCGGCGGGTGTAGGTCTTTCCGCAGGGTTCATGAAATCTAAAGAAGGGCTTAATGAATTAGTAGATGGCTATGATGATTTAGAAAAGGCAGGTTATGACGCAGGCGGTGCAGTGATTAATGCGCTAACTGAAATGTCCAATAAGGCATCTAATACTGCTGAGATAGAAAACCTTACTATCACATGGAATGAGCTGTATAAAGAAGGAAAAATAACAGGTCAAGAGCTTGCAGACGGCTTAGAGCAAGTCGAAAACCGCGCCAATATCCTAAAAGACGGAATTAATGGCGTTACCGAAGCTTACGGCTTCTTGGGGTTAAAAACCCGCGAAGAATTAGGTAAAGACTCTAAAGCTCACACTGACGCATATAATATTATTTTAGAAGACGGCAAAGCCACAGCTGAACAGATAGATGAGGCGTTTTTAAAGACTGCCAAATCTAACATCGCAGCCAATGGCGGCGTTATTGATGCGGTCACAAAGCGAATGGCTGCTGAGCGCGGCGTAACAGTTGTTCTTGATGAACAGAAGCGTGTAACCGTTGAAAAAATGGGACAATCAGCCAAGGCAAACGATAAGGTAACAACGTCTGTTGGTCGTATTAAAACAGCTTATGACGGCATAGCATCAAGTGCAGGCAGTGCAGGTAATGCCATGGTGCAATCAGCTAACAATGCAGCATCTGCTTACGATAAGTTGCAGCAAAAGATTAAAGACGTCAAAGAAGCGCAAGCGGTTTCTGGTGGTGATGAAACGCTTAAAAACTTGCGAGTTTATGGCACTGAGAAAGCGCCGGCTGAAGGTAATCAATTCGGATCAAAGCTGGCGGTTGAAAACTTTTTTAAATCAGCGGGTCTATCTGTAGAACGTGCGGCAGAAGAAGCTCGCAAACTATACGCCAAGCAAGGTACAGCAGATGGCACGCTAAATTTTGGTAAGCTGCAAGGTTTTAAAGACGGTCAAGTAATGACTGCTTCTGATATCGAAAAGTTTAAAAGCGCATCAGTATATCTTGCTGAAATAGCGAGTCGCGCGCGTGACGATGAGCGTCAGAAAAGTAAGTACGAATCAAGTCTTAATAAGATACCTGATTCAGCGTTGCAAGCGGTTAGCAGTCTAAATAAGCAGCCTAGTTTTGATACGGGCAGCAATACTATTGGTAGCAAGAGTTATGACGTCAAGTTTACACTGGGCGGCATAACAGCAAATGCAAGTGTGCCGGAATCTCAAGCGGCAGTGTTTGAGCGCATGATGCAAGAATTACAAGCAAGTAAAGCAATCGCAGGTTACTAG
- a CDS encoding extracellular solute-binding protein — MIKNTMLKTVLLVAMVSWIPVSIAVPITTTALGHNSPAEYVDAPFMPYANPNAPIGGTLSLDARGTFNAANKWMTTGVAMAGTDYLYDTLMTGSLNEAFTMYPQLASKVTYDPDDTSWIIYHINPAARFWDGSPVTSGDVKATYDAILNKGPMYIRSYLGDIKDIQVIDKQQVKFIFASDDNKEILLTVGQFPVFAKSSIDADFEKISLTPLMGSGPYKLGRVDAGRSVSYVRDPDYWGRDLMVNRGRYNFDMIKFVYYQSDEIAFEGFKSGQYRFRPENKASNWATGYNFPAVKVGLINKEAISSQNPVPMQALVMNMRRPIFQDIRVRQALTAAYDFEWMNKTLFHGQYERLQSFFHGSELAATGTPTDAEMQVLSPLLSKLEPVQRKTVLMEWQLPTSDGSGFNREGLLKARQLLLDAGFYYDDMKLYQPDGKLAQIEILMTGETMGRVLLPYIRNLKRLGFDATLRQVDGPQYYERVRRFDYDMVVDVFAQSLSPGAEQAAFWGSAAADEPGNHNTAGIKNAAIDTATTLLANAKNRDEIVLYTQVLDRLLRAGHYLVPLYGKSGTNVAYWNQYRHTEKLPSNAIGIDYWWTDKKAEARVNQYLKQ, encoded by the coding sequence ATGATAAAAAATACCATGCTAAAAACCGTTCTATTAGTGGCAATGGTGAGCTGGATACCAGTCAGTATCGCAGTGCCAATCACCACTACTGCGCTTGGTCATAATAGTCCTGCTGAGTATGTTGATGCGCCCTTTATGCCTTATGCCAATCCAAATGCGCCAATCGGTGGTACGTTATCGCTTGATGCGCGCGGCACTTTTAATGCTGCTAATAAATGGATGACCACGGGTGTGGCGATGGCTGGTACCGACTATCTATATGATACCTTGATGACTGGCTCATTAAATGAAGCCTTTACCATGTATCCGCAGCTGGCAAGTAAGGTCACTTATGACCCTGATGACACCAGCTGGATTATTTATCATATCAATCCTGCCGCGCGCTTTTGGGATGGGTCACCGGTGACCAGTGGCGATGTAAAAGCGACTTACGACGCGATACTGAACAAAGGGCCAATGTATATTCGCAGCTATTTAGGTGATATTAAAGATATTCAGGTTATTGATAAACAACAAGTAAAATTTATCTTTGCCTCCGATGACAATAAAGAGATTTTATTAACGGTTGGTCAGTTTCCTGTTTTTGCTAAGTCTTCTATCGATGCTGATTTTGAAAAAATCAGCTTAACGCCATTGATGGGTAGTGGACCTTATAAACTAGGCCGCGTCGATGCGGGGCGTTCGGTCAGCTATGTACGTGATCCTGACTATTGGGGTCGTGATTTGATGGTCAATCGTGGTCGTTATAATTTTGATATGATTAAGTTTGTCTATTATCAAAGTGATGAAATTGCTTTTGAAGGTTTTAAATCTGGTCAATATCGCTTTCGCCCAGAGAATAAAGCGTCCAACTGGGCAACTGGTTATAATTTCCCAGCGGTAAAAGTGGGTCTTATCAATAAAGAAGCCATAAGCAGTCAAAATCCAGTGCCGATGCAAGCACTCGTCATGAATATGCGTCGGCCTATCTTTCAAGATATTCGTGTCCGTCAAGCATTAACCGCAGCTTATGATTTCGAATGGATGAATAAAACCTTATTTCATGGGCAGTATGAGCGTTTGCAAAGCTTCTTTCATGGCTCAGAGCTTGCCGCCACTGGTACGCCGACAGATGCAGAGATGCAGGTGTTAAGTCCATTATTATCTAAGCTTGAACCAGTGCAACGCAAAACGGTATTAATGGAGTGGCAGCTGCCAACCAGTGACGGTAGTGGCTTTAATCGTGAAGGGTTGTTAAAAGCGCGGCAGCTGTTGTTAGATGCTGGATTTTATTATGATGATATGAAGCTATATCAGCCTGATGGTAAGCTGGCTCAGATTGAGATTTTGATGACGGGCGAAACCATGGGTCGGGTGCTGTTGCCTTATATTCGTAATCTAAAGCGTTTAGGCTTTGATGCGACGCTACGCCAAGTGGATGGTCCACAATATTATGAGCGTGTGCGTCGTTTTGATTATGATATGGTGGTCGATGTATTTGCCCAGAGCTTATCTCCTGGTGCTGAGCAAGCAGCATTTTGGGGCAGTGCGGCGGCTGATGAGCCTGGCAATCATAATACGGCCGGCATAAAAAATGCCGCTATCGATACAGCGACAACGTTGCTTGCTAATGCTAAAAATCGCGACGAAATTGTACTATATACTCAGGTGCTTGATCGCCTGCTGCGTGCAGGTCATTATTTAGTGCCGCTATATGGTAAGTCTGGTACCAATGTCGCGTATTGGAATCAATACCGTCATACTGAAAAACTGCCATCTAATGCCATCGGTATTGATTACTGGTGGACGGACAAAAAAGCAGAAGCTCGGGTTAACCAGTATTTAAAACAATAA
- the gloB gene encoding hydroxyacylglutathione hydrolase, with protein sequence MSIRIHPIKAFNDNYIWILINESNKQAIVIDPGQAAPVVAYLEESELELTSIWTTHHHYDHIGGVAELQESYPMTHLVAHTEHNVDEDQTIKDGSTVSAWGCSVQVWDVSGHTASHVAYILDIDGSKHCFCGDTLFSAGCGRVFTGTIEQLHDSFERLNGLPADTLLYPAHEYTASNLRFGLSIEPDNEAMQQALAQAEDITAQGIPTLPVTLEHERAINVFLRTQEASVIAGVKSEMNIEDEKSLTIFAALRELKNNF encoded by the coding sequence ATGAGTATTCGTATTCACCCAATCAAAGCGTTCAATGACAACTACATTTGGATATTAATTAATGAGAGTAACAAGCAAGCCATTGTCATTGATCCAGGTCAAGCGGCACCAGTCGTTGCTTACTTAGAAGAAAGTGAGTTAGAGCTGACCTCAATTTGGACGACTCATCATCATTATGATCATATCGGCGGCGTCGCAGAGTTACAAGAGTCTTATCCGATGACGCATTTGGTCGCGCATACTGAGCATAATGTCGATGAAGATCAGACCATAAAAGATGGGAGTACGGTAAGTGCGTGGGGTTGCTCTGTGCAAGTGTGGGATGTGTCCGGTCATACCGCCAGCCACGTGGCTTATATATTAGATATCGATGGCAGTAAGCACTGCTTTTGTGGTGACACCTTATTTAGTGCTGGTTGCGGACGGGTTTTTACTGGGACAATTGAGCAGTTGCATGACAGCTTTGAGCGTCTAAATGGACTGCCAGCTGACACGCTGCTGTATCCTGCGCATGAATATACTGCAAGTAATCTACGTTTTGGGTTGTCGATTGAGCCTGATAATGAGGCGATGCAGCAAGCCCTGGCACAAGCTGAAGATATAACGGCACAAGGTATTCCGACATTGCCGGTTACTCTAGAGCACGAGCGTGCGATAAATGTGTTTTTGCGCACACAAGAGGCAAGTGTGATAGCAGGGGTGAAATCTGAAATGAATATTGAGGATGAAAAGTCTTTGACTATATTTGCCGCATTACGTGAACTTAAAAATAACTTCTAG
- a CDS encoding lysozyme has protein sequence MSHDEFFKWLKSKQGNGKLTQTQVDGANAVLSVVRADVLQDFISALTGWSVNDDRAMSKEGIDLLKFYEGLKLKAYQDTGKVWTIGYGHTSASGGMKVYQGLVITREQAEQLLKDDLARMTYPVVDDLVKVPLTQGQFDAMCSFIYNLGEGQVSKSTLLRLLNAKDYKGASTQFGRWVFDNGVELDGLIARRAAERKLFASSGDL, from the coding sequence ATGTCACATGATGAGTTTTTTAAATGGTTGAAATCAAAACAGGGCAACGGCAAGCTGACGCAAACGCAAGTTGATGGCGCGAATGCGGTCCTATCGGTAGTCAGAGCTGATGTGCTGCAAGATTTTATATCGGCGCTTACCGGGTGGTCTGTTAACGATGATCGTGCGATGTCGAAAGAGGGTATTGACCTACTCAAGTTTTATGAGGGCTTAAAGCTAAAAGCCTACCAGGATACCGGTAAGGTTTGGACTATCGGCTATGGGCACACATCGGCTTCTGGCGGTATGAAAGTCTATCAAGGGCTTGTAATCACACGCGAGCAAGCAGAGCAGTTATTAAAAGACGACTTGGCGCGTATGACCTATCCTGTCGTTGACGACTTGGTAAAAGTGCCATTAACACAAGGTCAGTTTGATGCTATGTGCTCGTTTATCTACAATCTTGGCGAAGGGCAGGTAAGTAAATCAACATTGCTACGACTGCTAAACGCAAAAGACTATAAAGGCGCGTCCACTCAGTTTGGTAGATGGGTTTTTGATAACGGCGTTGAGCTGGACGGCTTGATTGCTCGTAGAGCAGCAGAGCGCAAACTTTTTGCCTCATCTGGTGATTTATGA
- a CDS encoding tyrosine-type recombinase/integrase, with the protein MANQKLKDAGIKTDSQIKQAIKEHDSGDEVYTIQGYKGLNLYIRDNKTTTFRHRFTSPVTGKRKNFTLGAYPVFTLEQARDMYRNNLSLLAGGIDPVFHHQDAHNKKRAMPTFSELADEWLQSQIASKQFEHRTIEQKRTHIAYAAAYIGRMPIDHIKTPDVLRAIKDIEKKTIPTAKRVRGVCQRIFALAIGQGYIDNNPAIAVADLMLPKPKTEHHHAIIEPIAFGKLLSDIDSVTDFYGHAQNILKLQALLFQRNGDMCSMRWDAIDFDAKTWTFSPQKTGNRGDMVASLVVPLPTQAIEHLRALHALTSKTPYVFYNSRRKEKFEHQQQLNKFLWRLGYKDVHTPHGFRASARTLMVEQLGISETLAELQLGHNVRDANGRAYNRVTMIDKRRDMMQRWADYLDQLRRV; encoded by the coding sequence ATGGCTAACCAAAAATTAAAAGATGCTGGCATTAAAACCGACTCACAAATCAAACAAGCTATCAAAGAGCATGACAGCGGTGATGAAGTTTACACTATTCAAGGTTATAAAGGTTTGAATCTTTATATTCGAGATAATAAGACTACTACATTTCGCCATCGATTTACTAGCCCTGTTACGGGCAAACGTAAAAACTTTACCCTGGGCGCCTATCCCGTTTTTACACTTGAGCAAGCCCGTGATATGTACCGCAATAATTTATCATTGTTAGCTGGCGGTATTGATCCGGTATTTCACCATCAAGATGCTCACAATAAAAAGCGAGCTATGCCAACATTCAGCGAGTTGGCAGATGAGTGGCTGCAATCACAGATAGCGTCAAAACAGTTTGAGCATCGTACTATTGAGCAAAAGCGCACACATATCGCTTATGCTGCAGCATATATCGGGCGCATGCCTATTGATCATATTAAGACGCCTGATGTACTGCGAGCAATCAAAGATATTGAAAAGAAAACCATACCGACGGCCAAGCGCGTACGCGGTGTATGTCAGCGCATTTTTGCATTAGCTATCGGGCAAGGTTATATTGATAACAACCCTGCTATAGCTGTGGCTGACTTAATGCTGCCAAAGCCAAAGACAGAACACCATCATGCGATTATTGAGCCTATAGCGTTTGGCAAGTTATTAAGCGATATTGATAGCGTCACTGATTTTTACGGCCATGCTCAAAACATACTAAAGCTGCAAGCTCTGCTGTTCCAGCGTAACGGTGATATGTGCTCAATGCGTTGGGATGCTATCGACTTTGACGCTAAGACATGGACGTTCAGCCCACAGAAAACGGGCAACCGTGGCGATATGGTGGCTAGCCTAGTAGTACCGCTACCAACACAAGCTATCGAGCACTTACGAGCACTTCACGCACTTACGAGCAAAACGCCATACGTGTTTTATAATAGTAGGCGCAAAGAAAAATTTGAGCATCAGCAACAGCTCAACAAATTCTTGTGGCGATTAGGATATAAAGACGTTCACACGCCTCATGGGTTCCGCGCATCTGCTCGAACGCTAATGGTTGAGCAATTAGGTATTAGTGAGACGTTGGCAGAATTACAGCTTGGCCATAACGTGCGTGACGCCAACGGCCGTGCCTATAATCGTGTGACAATGATTGATAAGCGTAGAGACATGATGCAGCGTTGGGCGGATTATTTAGACCAACTTAGACGTGTTTAG